Within the Bradysia coprophila strain Holo2 chromosome X unlocalized genomic scaffold, BU_Bcop_v1 contig_173, whole genome shotgun sequence genome, the region aaaaacGATTGTGTTAatgcgaaaaaataaaataaaataaattcaacggcTCTGAAGCGTAGCAACTGATATGGTAACGTTTGTAACAATTCCTCGTTCATTATAACAATTAGATTAAATTACGTCATCAATTAACATAAATCGAAACAAAGATTATTACGGCACAGACATGTTTGAATTTGAAGTGATTAATTAACCTATAACCTCCTAAAAACGGTAACTATAAGTTTGTTAAGTCTTTTACCTCATTTATTTAAAGTATCGCCTAGTGTTTCATgcaaaatctttcacttcatttgcTTTAACATTAATATAGGAAAACCGTAGCCAGAGCtcattgctaatttttgtcacCGCGTTTTTGATGACATATGATTATCAGTTtggatttgtttgtaaatCATGTCAGATTCCACAAAACAGTAATAGTGGTAGAGACTAACGAGAACAGACGCTTTTTGTTTGCGAACATTTACATTTGATGGAAATATTACTCTGTAAGTCACTGCCACTGCTGATGCCCGGTGTGTGTAGGTttatgcaacaacaaaaatttcgatggAAACTTTTCTAAATAAGGTAAGACTTTTTAAGTCctctaaaatatttaattttatcatcaaGATTATGCTGTGCTGTAACTCACTACAGGAACTCTCTCCATTTATGCtcattttcagtttaaaaatCTCTGTCTCCATTTCCAGTTGTTTAACACTTCTGATATGATTATACTCacctttctttctttcttctttattGCTGATATCGAGATAATGTCAGCTTTATAGCCGACTCAATAAGCACATTCATAAagaaatttagattttcatATTTCGATTGTTGCCTAactttttcgatatggttGACTTTACCTATTTGCCTAGATTTCGACGCACTTGGTTCCTCCTTCCTTTGAAGTCATACCATGAATGGTACATCATGAGAACTGGTCTGTTAGCGATGAATGACGAGAATTACGTAACGTGACGGGTTTCCTCAACAAAAGTTAAGTATTTTTGAAGCGTATCCAAAGAACGACTTCTGATCCGAGTATTGAGACCTAAAGGTAGTTCAAAACTGCTTTGCTTAGTCTTCCTCATAGTTGACTCGGCTGTGAAAAAAGCAACAtttcccatacattttcacgACTAAGCAAAGCAGTTTTGAATTCCTTCTAGGTCTCAGTACTCGGATCAGAAGTCATTTTTTGGCTATTCCTCAAAAAACTTTATGTTTATTGAAGGAAACCTTAATGTCATTTGTGAATGATCCTTTACTAACTTGTGTGGACCAACGACTTTTTGCAATTTAACCGTCAACACTTTAAATCATCATCATCCTCCGACGGCACCGTCTTCCACAAGTAGTATTTAAACGGAAAATGTTTACCAAAATTGAAATCCTGTCCGTTTGATCAAGCAACTTTATTATGGTAATTTCCCGAAAGCTTTCACGAAATGCAAgtcaatgaaaatgtattttcacttaaaatttattgtcatgtaaaatgtaaattcgttcttattattttatttattcttcaacttaaataaacttttcttaTCGTTCACAACGGCAACAAACTCAACGCTGAATTTATTACAGTCGACAGTGTAGAAAGAACGaacggcaaaaaaaacgagagAACCGATTCCATTAGTGCAACTAATTACAACTTCTGAATatgtaattaatttaaaaactacAAAGAACCAAAGTCCCAAGTCTCTTAGCTTGTTCAATGTGTACACTCTACAGCCATTTTCTCGTGGAATGCTTTTCAATGTTATACACAAAAGCCAATACTGAAAATTGCTAGTTAGATGGTAGAGGGATGGAGGTAAAGTCATAATCGTATTTTGTGTATGCCAGAATCGTTGTCGACGACGGTCTTTTTGGTctacaatttattgattttttttcgttgaaatattGTGTACTTTGCTGGAACCAATTTGAAGGAAATGCATGTACACTGGTACACACATTCGAGAATTTATATCGCAAATTTTGCGACGaaacaaaattaccattaattTGCATTTAGTGTTTTAAAAGTGTTTTGTGAACACAACATACTGAACTATCTGGAGagagctgaaaaaaaaatggtttcgaaaaattgtgttattCGAGTGGAAGAACATCTGCACGTCGTTGTCGTCCGTTGTTCTCGTTACCAgaagtgaaatgaaaaataacacGGTCGGAAGGATATGATATGAAAGAGGATGATGAGGCTGTcactataaatatatatatatatatatatatatatatatatatatatatatattcccCCGATTGCCTGCATTCAAATACAGTAAAACGATGACTTTTTAAACCTTTTACGGACTCGCAAATACACACACGTAAGAATGAAATTATCTATTCATTAAACGTTTGTCAAAATCTCTACGCCATGGAAATCCATGCATGAAATTATACCAGACTGCACTCTCTGGAGACgagaacataaattttattattgtcgACGAATCGGGTGCAAAGTAATCAAAGTTCATACGGTCATCACGCTACGACTTGAATATTGAATTTGTGCTTTCGATTTACATATTTTAATGATAATGAACAGTTTTGAGAGGCAGTATGTTCTCACCACTATATTACGGAAATGGCAACACCTCGTCAAACACAGCTCCGAACAACATCCATATAGACATCATATCATACACACTTACGGCCACACATGACTGTTCGGATTTTCCGTTAAACGaaaacatagaaaaaaaactcaaaccggaaattagttttgtattttggattgtcaaaaaaaatatatttttcaccaACATAATGCAAATTCATCGccataaaaaggaaaatttaatatACTTTCGATTCTTTATCgctcaaaaatttattcaatttcaattcgcataaagaatatttttattgagttcaattgaaatttcatttaaacgaAAGCTTTTATATGACTGAGGGgcttcaatatattttttttttcattacataAGAATATGGTTGTGCTATGCATATATACCCATATTTCGTTGATAAAAAGCAAATATATATCCACATAATGAATATGGATCCGTTCATAAGTATTTATATGTATAATATAATATGTGCGAACATATAGCCAGATCTCCCACTTCTTTCATTTCTTCGGAATCATAGAGAGCGGCATTGCTTGAGACAacgatgaaattattttttcgtttcaaaaatggttatttgtttactgagggggagaaaataggaaattccaataCGAGTgatgtttgcggccagagcgaagtgAGGGCCGTAATTTccctcgagttggaattttctattttctcccagcgttgaacacaacatttttgatGCGTGCATGTTGCGTTTTGTCGTTTCTctaaaaacgaaacgaaaacacaaATTCGCTATACAATTTcggaaaacataaacaaagtgacagttcatttcatttatttaaattaatttatgaaaattaagtCAAAATGACTCGGACAAGATAAGTTAATTTAAAGAGATAGTTTTCAAGCAAGATATACAGttcgaatgaaaaatgttctatTTCCTCCCCAATGAAGAGAAAGTGCCACttttttctcactagaaatgtcatccGACCAGTCGTCGGGTAAACGCAATTTTCTCAAGGCATATtgagggaagaaaatagggCAAAACACTGTTTTTCATAACTTCTCAAGCATTACCTCAGATAAAAATctggaattgaaattttaatccCCTGCTAGTGTTAaggaaattcaaatattctcaTAGTGACACCAATGGGCTAAGATGGGAAGAGCGAAAAATcggtttttctttcatttcacaatatgaaaataattctttccTGAGGAAGCCGGCTAGCTACGGCTATGATAACTTTACCAATTGAATCATTTTGATTGATCGTAGAACAAAAAATCACATCCaatcatagagttacactcgagagttGGCGTGATGGCGTTTTGTCGTTTTATCATCTATCCATGTGGCCACTACATGGACAACCCTAGCTTTATAGTATTTATCAACCCTGAGTCATATGTTGATCtgtcaaaacgaaaattatgctgactcatatcaaaacaaaaccatTGCACTTTTTTGCTTTTGAAGATTCATAAAATCTTATTGTTCAATTTCTTGAATATGCAATTGAATACGCCTGTACCGACAATTTAATACAATCTTGCAACTAATTTGTTAGCATtcttgaatgaaatttgtggtATTTTTACTGTGAAACCGTTGACTGCACCAATTCATATTGTCACTAAATGTCTTTCTTACTAAGAAATTCTtagtcaaaaatttttcactataATTCGATAAAACACGATTTTGTGCCGAGTAAAAGTGAAATCGTTGTAGAACGAtttctttgttattgtttgtgtGTTCCGTCTCATTATGATCATTACGGCACAAAAAACGTAGTTCGTAACTCGTTATGAAAGCAGATTTTTTCAGGACACgtcgtaagcttgtcctactcggcttcgcctcgttaAGACAAGCTAACGACTAGTcctgaaaaattccacttttcatcactcgtaacaaaaaatactattccTTACTACTAACAACAGATGTCACAACttctgattatttttttatttttaagtaaggtatcgaaatattaaaatgtaatttctctAAGACCTAATAATTTTgggttaaattttaattccaaaaaaactTAGATCGCGTACTGTTAATCCCTAAAAGATTAAGATCTAGTTCTATATTTCTATTTGTAAATGTGTTATCCCtatttgggtttttttttcgattgctCACTACCGGCGCCCCTTCGAATCGGGTTTTAGTagctacacttgtcaaaataaaagtttgcaAGCATGTATTCCGTACTGTATTTTACGTGATTATTTGCTGTAATACGTAAAATAAGTGAGGAAAGTGAATACATGTTGCCTGATTTGGTAAATTACACTGCTCTCTTGCAGTGTACGTAATTTTCTGACTATTGCTATTCGGAGTAGTAATACAGGTAAAAACCGGAAAAtggtaatttgaaatttattttgactatGTTGACTATATCCGTAGAAGTCGACAAAATACCAACATATGACCAACAATCATTAAATTTAGGTCATCACTAATGCTTTGTATCTTACTAAATATCCTGATCTTTTTTGCGTGGGGAGCCTGTAACTCGAATTCACTGTGTACCTTCTTCAACCGCAATATTCGTTTGTTAATCGATTAActtttcacagacggcaagaaTATCAccagttttattattattgcacTAGGACTTTATTGAATGAAGgtcatttgatctaagtattttcaagagattaatttcaaatcttttacttcatttttttaccattACATTGACCGCTTTAGTCGGAGCATGTCTTTTATTCCTGAATTCGTGAtctataacagatgatagccgACCGTGTCACACTACACTGAATTTCTGaataattgttttaaattgtattCTCTCAATTGACTGCTCTTCGCAGAAAAATCTTTCTAGCTGTAAATAACAGCTGCACTGTTTAAACAATCTATCAATGAACTAGTTTTCTGGGGTGTTTTCGTAATGCCAGTCAAATGCCAAAAGATGCTAGAGTGTCCGTATGGTTTGTTTATAAAGCTTTGTAAAGCTTTTAATTGTGAAAACTTTTGTACATAACAATCTTGATAATGTAAATGCCGCAATGCCAAATCCGTTtggtttgaaaattttatttaattaaataaaatgaaatttcatatgaATGGTGACTTTGTACAGAAGCAGAGGCACTGTCGGTaatgaatcaaaatattttataaatccATAAAATTGCCGAGCTCGACAAATTGAGATGGTACCGAAATCCTGACTGTAATATTATCTTTCATCGTCATTATCACTGCTCTGAAGGTATTTTAaactatttttaaattcaggCTTGTTGTCTATGTGAAACAGTCCTTTCTTGCTTTggtataaaaattttcaaaaacttttgttgaaaCTTCATTCAGCATGCTTTTGCTACAAAATACCCATGCAAACTAGTTATTCAAAGTGTACGTGTACCTTTTTCAGtctttgttttttgttgttgtttttcgtTAATGCTTATGTTTACAGAGACCTAAGTCACTTGCAATCGACCTTGAAATTCTCTTTTCCATTGCAAACTTATACGAATGAAAGTATCTCTGAATTAATATAGCTTGTGAAACGTATTGCGTTTGATGCTTCTTGTCACTGAATAAGCAAAGCAACTGATATCTTTCAAATTCGGAATACTTAATATTGTCGCCTCACAAACACgctgaaaatagaaaattttaacaaacgaAGTAGTCTGTAACTATACTTTGAGCTCTCATCTAGTTTTcaagttttggtgtttttctcatttcttattcagttcaaaaaaatgtcttctTCTGATAAGACCAAAAAAACTACCGGCTCCAAAGCCACATCCGACAATgcaaaagtggaaaaaaaatctaccgACCCCAGGCCTACGTCCGGCAAATCAAAGGAAGGAAAGTCAAATGGTGGAAAATTTAAGGGAGGAAAAGTCAAGGGAAAATCGTTGTCTCGTTCGAAGCGTTCTGGACTCGTATTCCCAGTCGGTCGACTTGAACGATACATGCGGAAAGGCAATTATGCTGAACGTATTGGTTCCGGTGCATCGGTGTATTTTGCTGCTGTGCTGGAATATCTAACCGCTGAGGTACTGGAACTGTCTGGCGATGCAGCTCGTGATAATAAGCGATCAAGAATTACTCCACGTCATTTGCAGCTGGCTGTTCGAAACGACGATGAGCTCAATACACTTCTGTCCAATGTTACCATTTCACAAGGTGGTGTGTTGCCGAACATCCAACCAGTGCTACTGCCAAAGAGTaccaaataatattttgtgctGAAAAATACAAGAGATTAAACCCGAAAATGTGTATTGTGTAAAAGTTAGTAGACCACCACCACCAAAAGTATATCTGCAGTCAAATCAGCATCAAAGGGATCATGAATCAAACCACAGCAAACTTTCCGTAATGTACGAGGTAATACGAGGTAATTCCTTTCCATGACTTTTCGCTTTCAACTGCActaacaataataaattaccgcGCTATCCCAACcggaaaaataaaactaacaccacacacactcggcataaacaaaaagaattcAATTTGCATTCAAAACTTTCCACGAAAATCCTCTTTTTTCCTCAACTTTTATCCAAGCATATATATGCCCatttattaaattcatttagcGAATTTACACCTGTGCCATGTTCCAACGTTTTCCATGCAGACCGACTAAACCATACACGGCAAACGAAATCCACAGAAAAATCCGCAAAAACCacgatttaataaaaaaaaactttttcgatttGCAATCCTTTAAACAATTCCCATAACATAGCATCACATTATAGAGATAGGGATGGATCGGGAGGGGGAGAAGGTATTTTCATACTATATTCATACAcccaaaaatataaaagaaaaaaattaaattttgcacaTCAGATCAGGGCCATGGCGAATCTATATTTGTATAATATAGAATCGCAAGTACATTGTGTGTACTCTTATTCACTATATAGTATAGTATGTATACTTCACACATCGTGGCACAGGGCGCAGCTTACAaggattttcatatttctaaATGTAAAGAgattcgattttttaaaacatttttcagatttttttttattttaaaaattctgtcAGACATGACAAATGCTTCATTGAAATGGGTATGGAGATTCACATGATATTCCCGGTTGTTATCCTCTGATATACACCAGAGTAATgttcttttgtattatttgAGCCGGCTGATAGGAACGGaggttttattttaatattctcgCTGGAACAATTACGTTATATGTGTATTATATACGGTATAATAGGTCCATATTCtcatgaaaatgttcacacaaaaaaatgttatagAGCAAGTGGTTTTTCAGCCATGCAAACTGAATAAGATTATTATGCACAATATGGTATATTGCAAACAAAGGTACGTTACTTCTTTGACGGCACTTCTTTTGCATGGGTTTTTGTGAATGAGAAaggtttctgttttttttcgctcttttttttgtttattcttTACTATGTTTACGTTATGCTTGTTTCACATGTCATAAATTCTAGTAGAACAAAGAACTGAGCGAACAATGAAATGGAGGATACATAAAATTCACTTCGTTCAACCCGAACAATCTGTAAAATGTTGTGGTCTACCATTTAGGACGACATTTAAAAAAGTCTTTATCAAAAGAACATAGCATAGCATCAAcaacatgaaaatttgttaGCAAACTAGGAAGTTCATCCAATCCATGTTGTCCATAGACATTCCTATTGATCAAATAAATAACCTTTGGCCAACAACAATAATGCTGcttaatctgttacttcgtttgtttaaagcTCCACCAAGTGTTAGAAAcaaagtcttttacttcatttgataagTGAAACATCACTATAAAAATACGTCATTGTTGTTGTTCCTAATCATAACTAGCTCCAAGAATGAACCCTCAAGGGTAAGATGTCAAAAGTAAATGTGAATGAAATTATTGGCTGAAAATTTGGCTTGTCCTATTTGGCATTTTTTCACTCACTTTTTTACCCCTGACTTTGATGAGAGTCAGAATCcacttgaaatttaatttgtgagATGAAAAAGACAAAAGCTAGCTGCGTATATGTACCCTTTAACAAACGGAAAGCACATcagcaattttattatttgactaaattcaaatcttttacttcagttttttgaacatgcttttttcTAAAACACGCAGCGAATGTATAACACGACTTTAGCCAGAGCTTGTATTTTATTCCTGAGGTTGTTAccaataaatggaaatttcaatgACAACATTACTCCAGATCTTTTTTGCTAACTTCATGTAATGTGGTTCAATCTAAAAACGAACACAGCTGTAATTCTGAAATAATTGTCACTGCCAACTCGACTGGAGAGACTAAATtcttcatttgaaatgtttgtttaaagCCCGGCATACAAAATTCTTAAGCTACGTTTGATATTAGAATGCTTTTGGGTGCTCAAGACTCATTTGAAACGTATTCCTTCACCCGTATTTGTAAATCGCATGTGAGTTGCAAAAAGAGGTATTTTTCGCAACGCAGTAACGAAAAGTAAAAGCGATGCGAGTACTGACGCCATAAAGCTCTCCGCCTAGCCATTGGttgaaaaaatagaaaagaggCGGAGTTTTCATTGCTTAAACAAACTGCCAAGAAAACGGCGCGGCGTAACTTCACGGAGGAcgtaaaaatttcgttgaagtTATTGAGAAAAACATTGTGGAGAACTCGTTGATAGATGGTTTTTAGACAAGTGTATTGTTGACAGTTATAGATCTTGTGACTAATAAGGTATTCATCTCTTGgctgtataaataactatgtCGTGTGTGTAAGTTACGAATTCCATGCTTTATATCTTTATAAGAGAACATGTCATGGAAGCAATAAACAACTAACGTACAAAAACAATCAATGGAATTCCTTTATATTCAAGCTGACTAATTTAAAATGagaatttctttcgtttttgcCACGCACCGAGTagcaaatttgattttccctcctacaaatttatcatttcgcGTGTATGTCAGAGAAAACACGCATAAgcaaacaagaaaataaaataaaagttcgCAGAGTATTACAAAGTATCTacagttaaaatgaaaaatattttcttattttccttttggaggaaaaacaaaacaaaaaataaataaacgagAAAGGCTCAATTCCATCAAGAAAACGGAAATGTTTccttttcgtttcttttttttccgaCAGTATGCATACACATCCAACAAAAGCACAAATTATCACCATATTTTATCCATCAAAacaatgtaaataatttataCATTCTAAATCTTACGAAAGAAGTTaacaaatttatatattttgagCATAACATTGCATTAACACAACAACTTTGTATCTGGCAGAAATTATTATTGTCTCAAGTGAATTCTTTCGATATTTTCGTGTGATTTAGTGGCTTGAA harbors:
- the LOC119068200 gene encoding histone H2A-like → MSSSDKTKKTTGSKATSDNAKVEKKSTDPRPTSGKSKEGKSNGGKFKGGKVKGKSLSRSKRSGLVFPVGRLERYMRKGNYAERIGSGASVYFAAVLEYLTAEVLELSGDAARDNKRSRITPRHLQLAVRNDDELNTLLSNVTISQGGVLPNIQPVLLPKSTK